One Diabrotica virgifera virgifera chromosome 3, PGI_DIABVI_V3a genomic window carries:
- the LOC126882588 gene encoding uncharacterized protein LOC126882588 yields the protein MTLYQIAECAGTAHSKSMTPENIMNGFKSTGIYPFNKHIFSETDFLLSSVTARQINDFENYDGQKAMVVLRDSTNHEENASVFSSSVNVASTSSNTTQETEPNSTLEIPSTSKNSFITPFDIRGFPKAAPRKNSNRRRKSRKSVILTSTPEMKDLSYKTEGKKTPTTAAVNKVKRNISKALSTKACKKDSPRKKTKSGESDSETDSGSLELADSSDDELSSPMMQEQKDDSESYAIAENTEILKDSFVLVKFEKNIHYVAKILEIVNSYEFKISYLRRSTKVSNSFYFPDIPDIHMGLKSDFVMLLPAPIYTKNKRLSCYYRFGLEFNNFIVR from the coding sequence ATGACACTGTACCAAATAGCAGAATGTGCTGGTACTGCCCACTCAAAATCAATGACACCTGAAAATATTATGAACGGCTTCAAATCTACAGGTATCTACCcttttaataaacatatttttagtGAAACTGATTTTCTATTATCGTCGGTTACTGCCAGACAGATTAATGATTTTGAAAACTATGACGGACAAAAAGCTATGGTTGTACTAAGAGATTCTACCAATCACGAAGAAAATGCATCTGTATTTTCATCTTCAGTTAATGTAGCTTCTACTTCATCTAATACAACCCAAGAAACTGAACCGAACTCAACTCTTGAAATACCTTCGACATCAAAAAATTCTTTTATTACCCCATTCGACATACGGGGTTTTCCTAAGGCCGCACCCAGAAAAAATTCAAATCGTAGACGGAAATCAAGGAAAAGTGTCATTTTAACTAGTACACCAGAAATGAAAGACCTTTCTTATAAAACGGAAGGTAAGAAAACCCCCACAACAGCAGCAGTTAATAAAGTGAAACGAAATATTAGTAAAGCTTTAAGCACAAAAGCCTGTAAAAAGGACTCTCCCAGAAAAAAGACCAAGTCAGGTGAAAGTGATTCAGAAACAGACTCCGGAAGTTTAGAGTTGGCAGACTCTTCAGATGATGAATTAAGTTCTCCTATGATGCAGGAACAAAAGGATGACTCAGAATCTTACGCCATTGCTGAAAATACTGAAATTTTAAAAGACTCTTTTGTGTTAGTGAAATTTGAGAAGAACATCCATTATGTAGCcaaaattttggaaattgtgaACTCTTATGAatttaaaatttcatatttgaGAAGAAGTACGAAAGTTTCCAATTCATTTTACTTCCCAGATATTCCTGACATTCATATGGGTTTGAAATCTGATTTTGTTATGTTATTGCCAGCACCCATATATACAAAAAACAAACGACTATCTTGCTATTATAGATTTGGTTTGGAGTTTAACAACTTCATTGTACGGTAA